Within the Hyalangium gracile genome, the region CGCCAGCAGCGCGCAGGCGGGCGGAATCCGGACGACGTGGTCGGCCAGCGAGGCGACGTGCGCGTCATCCTCGTCGATGATCGCGATCACCTTGCCGCCGCGCGCGCGCACCTCCTCGATGTTGCCGATGATCTTCTCGTAGGCCACGTGCGGCTGCTTGGGGGCGATGACCACCACTGGCATCTTCTCGTCGATGAGGGCGATGGGGCCGTGCTTCATCTCGCCGCCAGCGTAGCCCTCCGCGTGGATGTAGGAGATCTCCTTGAGCTTGAGCGCGCCCTCGAGCGCCACCGGGTGCATGGGCCCGCGGCCGAGGAAGAGGAAGTCCTGCGCGTTCATGAACTCGCGCGCCACGCGCTTCACGGACGCCTCGCACTTGAGCACGTCCTCGATCATCTTCGGGATCTCGGTCAGGTGCGTCAGGTGCTCCTGGGCCTGCTTCACGGTGAGGGTGCCGCGCATGCGGCCCAGCTTCACCGCCAGCATGTAGAGCGCCACCAGCTGCGTGGTGAACGCCTTGGTGGAGGCCACGCCGATCTCCGGGCCGGCGTTGGTCAGCACCGAGAAGTCCGCCTCGCGCGTCATCGCGCTGCCCATCACGTTGCAGATGGCCATCGAGGTGGCGCCGCGCGCCTTGGCCTCCTTGAAGGCCGCCAGCGTGTCCGCCGTCTCGCCCGACTGGCTGATCGCGATGGCCAGCTGCGAGCTGTCCACGATGGGATCGCGGTAGCGGAACTCACTGGCCAGTTCCACCTCCACGGGGATGCGCGCCAGCGTCTCGATCATGTGCTTGCCGGCGATGCCCGAGTGCCACGAGGTGCCGCACGCCAGGATCGTCACCTTCGTCAGCGAGCGCACCTTCTCCGGGGAGAGGTTCCAGCCCTCGAGGTGGATGTCGCCCTCGGACAGGAGCATCCGGCCGCGCAGCGTGTCCGCGACGGCGCGGGGCTGCTCCCAGATCTCCTTGTGCATGAAGTGCTTGTGGCCGCCCTTCTCCGCCATCATCGGCGTCCAGTCGATGCGGCGGGTGGGCCGGTTCACCAGCTGGCCCTGGCGGTTGTAGATGTCGATGCTCTGCGCGGTGATGACCGCCAGGTCTCCCTCCTCCATGTAGACGAAGTCGCGGGTGTGCTCGAGCAGCGCGGGCACGTCGCTGGCCACGAAGTTCTGCCCCTGGCCCAGCCCCAGCACCATCGGCGAGGAGTCCTTGGTGGCGACGATGCGGTTGGGGTCCGTGGAACAGACCACCGCCAGGGCGTAGGTGCCCTTCACCTGCTTGATGGCCAGGCGCACGGCGTCCACCAGATCGATGCCCCGCTCCAGCTCGTCGGAGATGAGGTGGGCGAACACCTCGGTGTCCGTCTCGGAGGAGAAGACGTGGCCCTTGGACCGCAGCTCCTCCTTGAGCGCCAGGTGGTTCTCGATGATGCCGTTGTGCACCACCGCCACGCCCTTGTACGAGTGCGGGTGCGCGTTCTCGTCCGAGGGGCGGCCGTGCGTGGCCCACCGCGTGTGGCCGATGCCGATGGTGCCCTTGGGCACCTCCTGGGACACGCGGTTCTCCAGGTTCTTCAGCTTGCCGGTGGCGCGCACCACGTTGAGCGTGTTGCGACTCACCACCGCCACGCCCGCGGAGTCATACCCCCGGTACTCCAGCTTCTTCAGGCCGGACACCAGGATGGGAGCCGACTCCTTGTCACCGACATAACCAACGATCCCGCACATGTTTCAGACCTCTCTCTCTCACGCCCTTGCCCGCCGGACTTCTCCGCGGGATTCCCGAACCACGTTGCCTGGCTGTCTTCCGATTTTCTTACTGAGCAAGAGCCGCGCCATCGTATCGCGGCCGGGGCGGTCCTCGTAAACCGCCCGACTTTCAAGGGGTTAGCCCCGTTTGGCCTTCTTCCGGGCCACCCACCCCTCCTTGTTGACCTGCGGCACCCGGGACACGGCGAGGCTCCCAGGCGGTACATTTTTCGTCACGGTTGTCCCCGCGCCGACATATGCGCCATCGCCCACACTCACGGGTGCCACCAGTTGTGTATCAGAGCCGATGAAGACGCCATCGCCCAACTCGGTGAGGTGCTTGTTCACCCCGTCATAGTTGCAGGTGATGGTGCCGGCGCCGACGTTCACTCCGGAACCAATCTTCGCGTCCCCCAGGTACGCCAGGTGGTTGGCCTTGGAGCCCTTGCCGATGCGGGCCTTCTTCGTCTCCACGAAGTTGCCCAGGTGGACCTCCTCGGCGAGCTCCGTGCCCGGCCGCAGCCGGGAGAAGGGGCCGATGATGCAGCGCTCGCCCACCCTGGCCTCCTCGAACACCGAGTAGGGCTTGATGGAGGTGCCATCCGCCACGGCGGAGGCCGTCAGCACGCTGCCCTGGCCAATGGTGACGTTGCGCCCCACCACCGTGCCGGCCGCCAGTGACACCTGGGGGCCCACCTCCGTGTCGGCGCCGATGGTGACGTCATCCTCGATGAAGGTGCTGGCCGGATCCGTCAGGGTGACGCCGGCGCGCATGTGGCGCTCGTTGATGCGCTGCTGCATGACGCGGGCGCGCGCGGCCAGCTCCACGCGATCATTCACGCCCGCGGTGTCCGTGGCGTCCGCCTCCACCGTGGCCACCGGGCCCAGCCGCGCGGCCATCTCCACCAGGTCCGTGAGGTAGTACTCGCCCTGCGCGTTCTGCGGGCGGATCTCCGCCAGCGCCCGCCACAGGAAGGAGGTCTCCACCAGGTAGATGCCGGCGTTGCACTCGCGCACGGCGCGCTGCTCCGGAGTGCAGTCCTTGTGCTCGACGATGCGCTCCACCTTGCCACCCTCGCGGATGACGCGGCCGTAGCCGGTGGGGTCCTCCAGCACGGTGGACACCATGGACAGGGTGGCCTTGCCGGCCTCGTGCGCCTTCACCAGCGCCTCGAGCGTCTCGCGGCGCAAGAGCGGCACATCTCCGTAGAGGATGAGCACGCGCCCGGAGAAGTCCTTGAGCGACTCCTCCGCCGAGCGGACGGCGTCCGCGGTGCCGCGCTGCTCCTTCTGGAGCGCGAAGCGCAGCGAGGCCGAGGGGAACTGCGCGCGGATGGCCTTCTCCACTTCAGCAGCCTGGTGGCCAACCACCGGCACCAGCGGAGAGGCACCCAGTTCGAGCGCGCGCTTCAAAGGATATGCACAGAGGGGACGGCCCAGGATGGGGTGAAGGACTTTCGCCTTCTCCGACTTCATCCGGGTGCCCTTGCCGGCACACAACACCACCGCCGCGAGGGGAGAGGACATGCGGCGGAGAGATAGGGACCAGCGAAATGATCGTCAACCGCGCTGCGTGTCGTCGCTGTCCTGCTGTGGCCGCGCGCTGACATCTACGGAGAGGCCCCCGCTCTCGGCACGGATGCCGAAACGTGGCCTATAGAACACCTTCACCTCCTGTTGCGCAGGAGGTAGTTTTTTCATGGGCTTTGCGGTGGTGCTCATCACAGCCCCCGGTTGACGACTCATGGCGTTTTCCATCATGTACGGATTCTTACACCCGTACAAGTAAAATTCTGTGACCATGCTGAAATCCCGAACTGGAGGACGTGAGGGTCACCACGCCTCGGGCACGGGGTCGGGGATGCTGCTGAGTCCAAATCCCCCCCAGAAGACAGGAGCTTAAGAACCTCAAACCGCTCCTTTGGACAAGGGGGAAGGGGCGAACTGCACACCACCGGGCGTTACGGACCCTATGAGTTTCTGAAAACCGACAGCGGCCCTGAGCAGCAACAGCGCACATACACGGAGTGTGCTTGACACAGCGCAACATGTGTTACGGGGAGTGACCTCGGGGGTAGTGCGGCCAGCCAGCCAGGCGCACGCAGTGGGCACGGCGCGCCGCCACTGAGGGCGTGTCGGACTCAGGATATAGATGGCTGTCCCGCTGTGTGAGAGCCCCCTTGCCCGAGCTGCCCTCTCTCTTCGACGCGCACCTGCACCCCGAGGCCCTGAGTGATCAGGACCTCGAGTCCATGCGCTTCTTCGGAGTGGAGCGGGTGCTGGTGGTGGCCCATCACTTCGCGGAGCCCAGCGCCAAGGCGCTGCTGAGCCACTTCGATGAGCTGGTGGGCCGGCAGCTGCCGCGCCTGGAGCGGCTGGGCATCCGCGCGTACGCGGCGCTGGGGGTGCACCCGCGCTGCATCCCGCGCAGGGGCTTGTCGGAAGTGCTCTCCCGCCTGCCGGACTACTTCCAGGGCGGGCGCGTGGTGGCGCTGGGAGAGACGGGGCTGCATGCCGGCGGGGAGGAAGAGGAAGAGGCCTTCCTGGAGCAGCTCGCGCTGGCGCGGCGGCTGAAGCTGCGGGTGGTGGTGCACACGCCCACGCAGGACAAGGAGCGCCACACCCGGCGGATCCTCGCGCTGCTGCGCACCTCGGGGCTGCTGCCCTCTCGCGCGCTGGTGGACCACGCCACGGGACGGACAGTGGGAGCCATCCTGGGCTGCGGACACTGGGCCGGGCTGACGCTGCACCCCGAGGCGCTGAAGGCCGAGCGCGCGGTGGCGCTGGTGCGCAAGCTGGGCAGTGAGCGGCTGGTGCTCAACTCCGACGCGGGCGATGGGGCGGGAGACATCCTCGGCCTGGCGCGCCTGGCCCGCCTGCTGGCGAAGGCCAACCTCTCGGACCGCATCGTGCGGCGCGTGGCCTACGAGAACGCCGAGCGCTTCTTCCAGATCACCGCCTGACGACCAGGGCCGGGGCCGGGCCTCAGAAGAACACGTGGAAGGTGGCCGTGCCGAGCAGCTCGTCGTGGCCCACGAGCTCCATGCGGACCCCGTGCGCGCCAGCCACCTCGAGCGAGCGCATGAGCATGCCCCGGAGGAAGTGCGGCGGATCCATCTGGAGCAGCTTCGACGCGGCGAACTCCGGCAGGGGGCAGATGAACAGCTCCCAGCCCTTGCCTCCAGGGAGCGCTCGCACCCGGGCATCGATGAAGTTGTTGGCCATGCGGAGGTTGCGCGCCGTGCGCATCAGCGTCCGCTGCGGCCCCACCACCTGCGCGTGGGCGTTCAGGGCCGAGCCGATCCGCGAGCGCAGGGACTGGGCGACATAGCGCTGCCCCAGGAGGAACTCCGCCGCGGCCGTCCCCACGTCCGCCGAGAGCGCCTCGACGAGGGTGTGCAGGGCTTCCGACCACACCTCCAAGGGGTACGCCACCTCGAGGACGTGCCGCGGAGGCAGGCCCAGCCGCGAGAAGTCGTCCAGGACATGCGGGGCGAGCACCTCCGCCTCGGCCACCAACGTCTCCAGCGCGTGCCCGAAAACGACGGGCTCCCGTGCCCACTCGCGACTCGTCTCCGCCAACATGAGGCCTCCACCCGATCCAGGGCGCCGGCCGCGCCCCTGTCATCAGTGGTGCCATCACATACGAGGCCTGTTGGCCCGCCATTGCAGTTCCATGAAGAAATGTTGCGAGCCCGGGTAACCTGCCTCGCCGGTCAGGGGGCGGGCCTGGGAATGCCGCCGCTCCGCCCGGGTTGAAACCGACCATTCCCCCGCTCTGGAAGGGACCTACTTCGTGCGCCGTCTCACACTCGCTCTCGCCGCCGCCACTGCGCTCGCAGGGTGCGCCAGCTCCACCGCCAACGCCCCCCCACCCACCGCCCAGGCAACCCCCGCCCCGACCCCCGCGCCCCGGCCGGCCCCGCTGGTGCCTGACGCGGCGCACCACCTCATGAGCACGCCCGCCGGGTTCCTGGGCGCGTGCCGCCAGGACATCCAGAAGGCCCGAGAGACCATCGCCCGCTTCAAGGCCCTGCCCTCCCCCCGAGACACCCTCACCGCGCTGGAGCTCTACGACGACGCCACCGCCCTGCTCCACGACGCCGCGGGGCGCGCCTCCATCGGCACCAACTCCCACCCGGCTGAGGCCATGCGCACCGCCGCCCAGGACTGCGAGTCCGAGGTGGAGAAGGCCGTCAACGAGCTCACCCTGGATCGCGGCGTCTACGACGTGCTCGCCAGCCTCGAGCCGAGCGGGCAGGACGAGGCCACGCGGCACTACGTCGCCGACGAGCTGCGCAACTTCCGCCGCGCCGGCGTGGACCGGGACGAGGCCACGCGCGCCAGGGTGCTCGCGCTCCAGGAGGAGCTCACCCGGATCGGCCAGGACTTCGGCCGCAACATCCGCGAGGACGTGCGCTTCGTGGAGCTCGACCCGAAGGAGCTCGCGGGCCTGCCCTCGGACTACGTGCAGAGCCACAAGCCCGGGCCCAACGGCAAGGTGCGCATCACCACCGACTACCCGGACTACGTCCCCTTCCTCACGTACGCCCGAAGCGCCAAGGCCCGCGAGGCCCTCTGGCGCGTCTCCCGCCAGCGCGGCCACCCGAAGAACCTGGACACCCTCTCGCGCCTCATCTCCAAGCGCCACGAGCTGGCCACGCTGCTCGGCTACCCCAGCTGGGCCGCCTACACCACCGAGGACAAGATGATCCGCAGCGACAAGGCCGCCGCGGACTTCATCGAGAAGATCACCGCCGCCTCCAGCAACCGCGCCCGCATCGACTACGAGACGCTGCTGGCCCGCAAGCGCAAGGACGAGCCCAAGGCCACCGTCGTCAACCCGTGGGACCAGGCCTACCTCGAGGACCGGGTGAAGGCCGAGCAGTACAACCACGACTCGCAGGCGGTGCGCCCCTACTTCGAGTACTCGCGCGTGCGCGATGGCGTGCTGGACATCACCTCGCGCCTGTTCGGCATCACCTACAAGCGCCTGACGGAGGCCCAGGTGTGGCACCCGGACATCGAGGCGTATGACGTCTACGAGGGCGGCACGCTGCTGGGCCGCGTCTTCCTGGACATGCACCCGCGCGCGGACAAGTACAAGCACGCGGCGCAGTTCGACCTGGCCACGGGCAAGGCCGGCCAGACGCTCCCCGAGGGCGTGCTGATGTGCAACTTCCCCAAGCCCGGCGCCGAGCCCGCGCTGATGCAGCACGACGACGTGGAGACCTTCTTCCACGAGTTCGGCCACCTGCTGCACCACATCCTCGGTGGCCGCGCGCGCTGGGCGGGGCTGTCCGGGGTGCGCACCGAGTGGGACTTCGTCGAGGCGCCCTCGCAGATGCTCGAGGAGTGGGCCTGGGCGCCGGAGTCGCTCCAGACGTTCGCCAGGCACTACCAGACGCAGGAGCCGCTGCCCGCCGACGTCATCCAGCGCATGAAAAAGGCCGAGGAGTTCGGCAAGGGCCTGTGGGTGCGCCAGCAGATGTTCTACGCGGCCACCAGCCTCAACTTCTACAACCGCGACCCCAAGAGCCTGGACACCACCGCGCTCGTGAAGCAGCTCCAGGAGCGCTACACCCCCTTCAAGTACGCGCCGGACACCTACTTCCACCTGTCCTTCGGCCACCTGGAGGGGTACTCGGCCATCTACTACACCTACATGTGGTCGCTGGTGATCGCGAAGGACCTCTTCACGCCCTTCCAGGCCGAGGGGCTGATGAACCCCGCGCCCGCCCTGCGCTACCGCCGCGCCGTGCTCGAGCCCGGTGGCGCCAAGGAGGCCGCACGGCTCGTGAAGGACTTCCTGGGCCGCGAGTACGGCTTCGAGGCCTATGAGCGGTGGCTGAACGGCCAGTGAGCCTGGCCGCGGCGCGTCGTCCGGGTGCGCAGTAAAAGCAGAGGCCCCGTGCCGTCAAAGGCGCGGGGCCTCGAAATTGTCAAAGCGTGAACAAGGGGCTTGCCCCAGAGGGCAAGAGGCTCAGTGAACCGAGGCCTCGGAGCTCTCGGGCTGCAGGGTGACGCCCTGCGCCTCATCCATGCGGACCTGCACCGGGATGCCCTGGCGCCGGTACTGGGCCAGCGAGTCCGCCACGGTGTCCAGCATGCGCTGGTAGCGCTCCTCGAGCTCCACCGCGATCAGCAGCATCGTCTCGCCCGCGTCATCCACGCCCGGCCGGTACACCCGGCAGCGCTGGAACCGCGCCCAGCGACCGTTCTCCATCTTTACAAGCTCGCCGTCGTAAGCCATCGCGCAGTCCCCCGTGCGAAGAGTGGGTTTCAGTGGGGAGCACTCTAAGCACTTATTAACTCGGCGTCATCCCCCCTCTTGAAAATTCGTCAAACGCCAGTTTTTTCAATATGTTGGCGGCTCAGACAGGGGGCCTCGAGCCCTCCCCCGGACGAAAGGGAAGGAATGTTGTAAATTTGCCAGTCTGTAAAGCTGTTGATGGCCGGCCCGCTGCGTCAAGTGCCCGACAGGCCGATCAGGCGCTCTTTGTGCCGCTCCTGCTCCAGAGCCGTGACCCCGAGGGGCGCTTCCCTTAGATTGAGCGGGATGAAGGTCCCACTGCTGTTCCGCCGCGACAGGACCGTCCTCAAGCGGCCGGACGCCCAGGATCAGCTGGAGAAGGTGCTCGCGGACTCGCTGCGGACGCTCGGACACGTGTGCGCCAAGGTCGCGGACCTCATCGAGGCCCAGCGCCTGGAGCGCCAGGGCTACGCACAGCAGCAGGACACCCTGCGGCGAGTGGATCAGGAGAAGGCACCGACTCCCAAGAAGGAGTAGCGGGCCCGAGCCCTCGCCATGTCCCTCCACGATGAAGCTCCGACGTGTCTCGGCGCCATGGCGGCCTGGATGGACCCGAGCCGCTCCCTGCCGCTGCCCGCGCTGAATGACGAGGAGGGGCCTCGGCTACCCGAGGGACTGCCACCCGTGGTGGATGCCCACGTCCACCTGTTCCCGGATCCCGTCTTCGAGGCCATCTGGCGCTGGTTCGAGCAGTACGGCTGGCCCATCCGCTACAAGCTGCACACCCCCGAGGTGGTGGCCTTCCTGCTCTCGCGCGGGGTGAGCCGGGTGGTGGCGCTCGCGTACTCGCACAAGCCGGGCATGGCGCGCCTGCTCAACCAGTACATGGCCGAGGTGGTCCGCGCCGAGCCGCGCGTGGTGGGGCTGGCCACGGTGCTGCCCGGAGAGGAGGGCGCGGCGGACATCCTCGCGGAGGCCTTCGCCGCGGGGCTCCAGGGCGTGAAGCTGCACTGCCACGTCCAGTGCTTCGCCCCGGACGCGCCCGCGCTGCACGAGGTGTACGAGGCCTGTGCCCGGGCCGGAAAGCCCCTCGTCATGCACGCGGGCCGGGAGCCGGCGAGCCCACATTACAGGTGTGATCCGCACGCGCTGTGCTCGGCGGAGCGGGTGGAGCGGGTGCTGAAGGACCATCCCACCCTGAGGCTGTGCGTCCCGCACATGGGGGCGGATGAGTTCGACGCCTACGTGCGGCTGCTGGAGCGCTACGACACCCTCTGGCTGGACACGACGATGGCCATGGCGGACTACTTCCCCATCGCCCTGCCGCGCCGGGCGCTGGACGTGCGCCCCGAGCGCATCCTCTATGGGACCGACTTCCCCCAGCTGCCCTATGCTTGGGATCGCGAGCTGAAGCAGCTGCTGGGCCTGAAGCTGGGGGACGAGGTGGAGGCGGGGCTGCTGGGGCAGAACGCACTGCGTCTTTTCGGGGGGGTTCTCCCTGAACGGAACATCCCCTGGGGGTAAGTGGGTGTTCAAAATTGGATCCCCCACTTCCGCTATGGAGAGATCGATCCCATCTTGGTCCCCATAGAATCACCACACCCCCGCTGCTTGTCTCACTGAGGCCTCACCATGTCCCACATCCTGGTCGTCGATGACGACGCGAGCCACCGCACGCTCATCTGCGATGCCCTCGAGGAACTGGGTTACCGCACCGTCCAGGCGTCCAACGGCCGAGAGGCGCTGGACCTGTTGGAGGGAGACATGCCCGCCGCGGTGCTGTTGGACCTGCGGATGCCCGTCATGAGCGGGTGGGGGCTGCTCGACG harbors:
- a CDS encoding response regulator gives rise to the protein MSHILVVDDDASHRTLICDALEELGYRTVQASNGREALDLLEGDMPAAVLLDLRMPVMSGWGLLDALKKMPRARNLPIIIISGYGFEWEAELVGAAGYISKPVDLDKVRMTVQQIVGPPEMSLMH
- a CDS encoding DUF2378 family protein, with product MLAETSREWAREPVVFGHALETLVAEAEVLAPHVLDDFSRLGLPPRHVLEVAYPLEVWSEALHTLVEALSADVGTAAAEFLLGQRYVAQSLRSRIGSALNAHAQVVGPQRTLMRTARNLRMANNFIDARVRALPGGKGWELFICPLPEFAASKLLQMDPPHFLRGMLMRSLEVAGAHGVRMELVGHDELLGTATFHVFF
- the glmU gene encoding bifunctional UDP-N-acetylglucosamine diphosphorylase/glucosamine-1-phosphate N-acetyltransferase GlmU codes for the protein MSSPLAAVVLCAGKGTRMKSEKAKVLHPILGRPLCAYPLKRALELGASPLVPVVGHQAAEVEKAIRAQFPSASLRFALQKEQRGTADAVRSAEESLKDFSGRVLILYGDVPLLRRETLEALVKAHEAGKATLSMVSTVLEDPTGYGRVIREGGKVERIVEHKDCTPEQRAVRECNAGIYLVETSFLWRALAEIRPQNAQGEYYLTDLVEMAARLGPVATVEADATDTAGVNDRVELAARARVMQQRINERHMRAGVTLTDPASTFIEDDVTIGADTEVGPQVSLAAGTVVGRNVTIGQGSVLTASAVADGTSIKPYSVFEEARVGERCIIGPFSRLRPGTELAEEVHLGNFVETKKARIGKGSKANHLAYLGDAKIGSGVNVGAGTITCNYDGVNKHLTELGDGVFIGSDTQLVAPVSVGDGAYVGAGTTVTKNVPPGSLAVSRVPQVNKEGWVARKKAKRG
- a CDS encoding amidohydrolase family protein; this encodes MAAWMDPSRSLPLPALNDEEGPRLPEGLPPVVDAHVHLFPDPVFEAIWRWFEQYGWPIRYKLHTPEVVAFLLSRGVSRVVALAYSHKPGMARLLNQYMAEVVRAEPRVVGLATVLPGEEGAADILAEAFAAGLQGVKLHCHVQCFAPDAPALHEVYEACARAGKPLVMHAGREPASPHYRCDPHALCSAERVERVLKDHPTLRLCVPHMGADEFDAYVRLLERYDTLWLDTTMAMADYFPIALPRRALDVRPERILYGTDFPQLPYAWDRELKQLLGLKLGDEVEAGLLGQNALRLFGGVLPERNIPWG
- a CDS encoding M3 family metallopeptidase, with the translated sequence MSTPAGFLGACRQDIQKARETIARFKALPSPRDTLTALELYDDATALLHDAAGRASIGTNSHPAEAMRTAAQDCESEVEKAVNELTLDRGVYDVLASLEPSGQDEATRHYVADELRNFRRAGVDRDEATRARVLALQEELTRIGQDFGRNIREDVRFVELDPKELAGLPSDYVQSHKPGPNGKVRITTDYPDYVPFLTYARSAKAREALWRVSRQRGHPKNLDTLSRLISKRHELATLLGYPSWAAYTTEDKMIRSDKAAADFIEKITAASSNRARIDYETLLARKRKDEPKATVVNPWDQAYLEDRVKAEQYNHDSQAVRPYFEYSRVRDGVLDITSRLFGITYKRLTEAQVWHPDIEAYDVYEGGTLLGRVFLDMHPRADKYKHAAQFDLATGKAGQTLPEGVLMCNFPKPGAEPALMQHDDVETFFHEFGHLLHHILGGRARWAGLSGVRTEWDFVEAPSQMLEEWAWAPESLQTFARHYQTQEPLPADVIQRMKKAEEFGKGLWVRQQMFYAATSLNFYNRDPKSLDTTALVKQLQERYTPFKYAPDTYFHLSFGHLEGYSAIYYTYMWSLVIAKDLFTPFQAEGLMNPAPALRYRRAVLEPGGAKEAARLVKDFLGREYGFEAYERWLNGQ
- the glmS gene encoding glutamine--fructose-6-phosphate transaminase (isomerizing), translated to MCGIVGYVGDKESAPILVSGLKKLEYRGYDSAGVAVVSRNTLNVVRATGKLKNLENRVSQEVPKGTIGIGHTRWATHGRPSDENAHPHSYKGVAVVHNGIIENHLALKEELRSKGHVFSSETDTEVFAHLISDELERGIDLVDAVRLAIKQVKGTYALAVVCSTDPNRIVATKDSSPMVLGLGQGQNFVASDVPALLEHTRDFVYMEEGDLAVITAQSIDIYNRQGQLVNRPTRRIDWTPMMAEKGGHKHFMHKEIWEQPRAVADTLRGRMLLSEGDIHLEGWNLSPEKVRSLTKVTILACGTSWHSGIAGKHMIETLARIPVEVELASEFRYRDPIVDSSQLAIAISQSGETADTLAAFKEAKARGATSMAICNVMGSAMTREADFSVLTNAGPEIGVASTKAFTTQLVALYMLAVKLGRMRGTLTVKQAQEHLTHLTEIPKMIEDVLKCEASVKRVAREFMNAQDFLFLGRGPMHPVALEGALKLKEISYIHAEGYAGGEMKHGPIALIDEKMPVVVIAPKQPHVAYEKIIGNIEEVRARGGKVIAIIDEDDAHVASLADHVVRIPPACALLAPVVATIPLQLLAYHVAEMRGNDVDQPRNLAKSVTVE
- a CDS encoding TatD family hydrolase — encoded protein: MPELPSLFDAHLHPEALSDQDLESMRFFGVERVLVVAHHFAEPSAKALLSHFDELVGRQLPRLERLGIRAYAALGVHPRCIPRRGLSEVLSRLPDYFQGGRVVALGETGLHAGGEEEEEAFLEQLALARRLKLRVVVHTPTQDKERHTRRILALLRTSGLLPSRALVDHATGRTVGAILGCGHWAGLTLHPEALKAERAVALVRKLGSERLVLNSDAGDGAGDILGLARLARLLAKANLSDRIVRRVAYENAERFFQITA